One Varibaculum prostatecancerukia genomic window, CGCTTTTACCAAAAAATAACCGACATCTACGCCACTGCAGTCGACTACAACCCCAACGCCCCCACAACAAAAACATTCTTTGCTGCCGTTCAAAACAAACTGCATTACGCGGTGCATGGTCATACCGCTGCCGAGTTGATTACCCAGCGAGCTGATGCCGCCAAACCACATATGGGGTTAACGACTTGGAAAAACTCCCCGGAAGGGAAAGTTCTAGCCAGCGATGTTACCGTCGCCAAAAACTACCTCACGAAAGACGAATTGGCCGATTTAGGACGAATCGTTGAAGCCTATCTAAACCTGGCAGAATCACGTGCCAAGCGGCATATTCGCACCACCATGGAAGAATGGGAAGAATTCCTGAACCAAGTACTCACTCTTGATAGTCGCGAACTCCTAGACAGCGCCGGGAAAATCTCCAAGAAAATCGCTGACCAGAGAGCCAAAGAAGAACTGGAAAAATATCGAGTAATCCAAGACGTGGAATATCAATCCGATTTTGACAAGTTCGCTGCGAGAGCCCTGGAGGCCACCAGGCACCACGATGAAGCTAGATGATACACGGTAGAGCGTGTAAACCGGCAGGGAGCTTAGGAGTGGGGTTCTTGGGGCGGTAATATCAGGGTATCTGGGAAGTGTTTTCATTGGCGCGCAAGGGAGAGGGCTATTAGATGTCGCAACAACGCCTGCAACTTACTTGGTACAACAAGGACAAGGCTCTGATTCCTACCGAGACCGGCAAATACGGCTATACCTGGGTTGATCCTGCGGATCCGCGTTACTGTGAAACCCACACCCTGGTCTATGACGAATACGTTGAGGGTAAGCAAACTCAAAAGAGTGAGGAGTTTGAGTATTCTGAGCGTGCCGACCTAGAGCCACAAGACGATAACCTGCTGATTTTGGGAGAGAGCGGGGACGTGCTGGAGGCGCTTACCCGGGTGCCAGAGCTGGCGGAAAAATATGTGGGCAAAGTGAAGCTGATCTATATTGACCCGCCGTTTAACACCGCGCAGACTTTCGCCAATTACGAGGACAACCTGGAACACTCCGTGTGGCTGACGATGATGCGTGACCGGTTGCTGCATTTAAAGAAACTCTTGAGTGAGGACGGATCTATTTGGGTGCACCTAGACGATGTCGAGGTACACAGGATGAGACTGCTGATGGACGAGGTGTTCGGTGCTGGGAATTTCGTGGCTGAAATATATTGGCAAAATACCTACAGCCCCAAAAATAATGGATCAGGAGTATCGATTGATTCAGACGTTATTCTTATCTACCGAAAGTCATCATCGTTTGAGGTAAATAGGCTTCCTAGAACAAGTTCAATGAATTCTGCCTATCAGAATCCGGATGATGATCCAGCAGGATCGTGGGCTAACGACAATCCGCACGCGCGTCATGCAGCTGGTAAATATCAGCACCCTGGCGTGTATGGGATTCAGCATCCGATTACCGGTAAAATGCTTTATCCCTCAACATCTGCAAATTGGTGTTACGCGCAATCAACAGTTCTAGAAATTATGCAAGGGTGGGGTGACTATGTCTATGGGGATAACACTCCTGAGGAAATGGCAAAAAGACGCGAAATAGAACCCCCTGGTGTGCAACTACGTGATGATGTGCATCCACTTGTTTTGCGGAACTTTAACTCGTCCAGCGTGAAACGCGCACAGGAAATTCAAGATGGTGGACCTTGGCCAGTTTTTTGGCTTACTAGGGACGGTAAGGGAGCTATTAGGCGCAAAACCTATCTGTCTAATGTTGCTGGGCGTATTCCGCAAAGTATCTGGCCGTATAGCGAAGTCGGACACACTGACGAAGCGAAAAAGGAAAACCAATCTCTTTTCCCAGATGAAACTCCTTTCTCTACCCCTAAGCCGGAGCGTCTTTTGGAGCGGATTATTCATATTGGTTCTAATCCGGGGGATATTGTTTTGGATTGTTTTGCTGGCTCGGGTACTACGGCGGCGGTGGCGCAGAAGATGGGGCGGCGTTGGGTGACCTGTGAGCTGGTTGAGGATACTTTTAACCGTTTCACGAAGCCTCGTTTAGAGAAAGTAGTTAGCGACAGCGATCCGGGTGGTATCACTCGCACTAAAGGGCAGCGGGTGGATGCTACCGATGAGGGTTTACCTGAGGGGTTAAGTGCTGATGATGCGCAGAAGCTAACTTCGCTGCTCAATAAGGCAATTAGTGAAAGTCCTGATCTGAAGAAGTCAGCGGATATTCGGGCAGTTAAGCAGATGGTGAAGACTCGCCGCTCGAAAGACGTGGTTAATTGGCGTGGGGGTGGCGGTTTTCAGGTGGCGCACTTATCGCCGGCTTGCTTTGATTACGATCCGCAGTTGGGTCGGGTGATGCTGACGGCGGCGGCGACTGGGCAGGTGTTGATTGAGTCGGTAGCGGCGAATCTGGGGTTCTCTTTGTTGCATCCCGATGATGATTATGTGTTTGACGGTCGGCGCGGCAATTCTTTATTGAAAGTGGTTGAAGGGGTAGCAACCGTTGAAATCGTGCATTGGTTGGCTTCGCAGGTGCGGCCGGGTGAGACGATTGTGTTGGCTGCTACCAGCGTGATGGATGGGGTGCGACAGCATTTACGGAAAGCGGTGAAAGGTTCACGGGTGGTTGCCGTGCCGGATGATGTTTTTCCTTACAGCGCAGGGGGTGAGCGGTAATGGCGGATCGGCTTAATATTGGTTTTGATTCCGACATGCTGGAAGAAATTAGCGCCCAGTTTGATTTGCGGGCTCCTAATAAAGAGGCACTGCGCAAGCTGGTGTTTACTCTCGATGGGGATTATGACCCGGCGGTGATGCAGGTGTTGAACCTGGCGACCGGGGTGGGGAAGACCTATTTGATGGCGGCGTTTGTGGAGTATTTACGCCGGCAGGGTGTGGGTAACGTGATGATTGTTACCCCTGGTAAGACGGTGCAGGCGAAGACGGTACAGAATTTCTCGCCGGGATCGCCGCGTTATATCGCTGGTTCTGGGGTACCTCCGCAGGTGGTTACGCCCCAGGATTATTCGGCGTGGGTGGCTCGCCAGAATGGCCCGGCGCAGCTGGCTTTTGGGCGCGAGGTGCCTTTGTTGGCGTTTATTTTCAATATCCAGCAGTTGATTGCGCCTAAGTCTGTGGATGGGGATACTCATGGTGGCACTCAGGATGCGATGCGGCGCAAGCCTCGCAGGTTTGATGAGAGTGCGGGGGTGCTTTTTGATTACCTTAAGAATCTTGATGACCTGGTGGTGATTGCTGATGAGTCGCATCTTTACGGTGCGAGCGCGGTAGCGTTTAACGCGGCTCTTAAAGAGTTGGATCCGGCAGCGGCTATTGGTTTGACTGCCTCGGTAGACAGGAAGACAGATAAGGTTATTTTTGAGTATCCCTTGTATAAAGCTATTCAGGATAAGTATGTGAAGGCTCCGGTGTTGGCGTTCCGCAAGAATGGCTATGGCGCGGATGAGGCATCTGAGGAGCAGCAGTTGCGGGATGCCTTGCAGCTTCGCCAGATTAAACAGACCTGTTACGATGCTTACGCGAAGAAGCAAGAGCGCGCTCATGTGAATGCGGTGGCGTTCGTGGTGTGCTCGGATGTGGAGCACGCGACCCAAGTAGCTGATTTGTTGCGTACCCCGGAATACCTGGGTAAGGCTGATGCGGTGTTGCAGGTGGATTCTAAGCATGAGGACGAAGCAACTCAGCGCCTGCTTGATGAGTTGGATCGGCCTTATTCGCCGGTGTTGGCGGTGGTTAGTGTTAATAAGCTTAAAGAGGGTTGGGATGTTAAGAATATTGCCGTGGTGGTAACGCTGCGGGCGATGGCTTCGGAGGTTTTGACCCAGCAGACCATGGGGCGCGGGTTGCGTTTGCCGTTCGGCAAGTATACGGGGATAGGGCAGATTGACCAGTTGGATATTATCGCTCACCAGTCGTTTAAGGAGTTGTTGGCTGCCGAGAATGTGTTGCAGCAATTTGGTTTGGAAGAAGCGGTAGCCAGCCAAGATGTAGGTAGGGTGCGTGTGGCTATTGGAAGTGCTGGTGGCGAAAACTCTGCCGTTCCTGCCGGCGTTGGCGGTGATAGCGCCAGCCAGTCTACCGGGGTGCCGGTGGATACTACTTTCTCGTTTGGGGAGGGTGCGGGCGTGTTTGCAGGGCAGGAAGGTTCGGTGCCAGTTGGTGAGCCTGGGGAGCCTGGGGTGAGAGTTCGCACTATTAGTGAATCTGGGGTAGATGAAGGCCCGGTGTTGGAGTCAGTTACGATTACACGTAACCCTGAGTTTGCTGGAGTGAGTTACCAGTTCCCGGTGACCACCATTTCTGTTTGCCCAACCCCTATTCACCTGTCAGAGATTAGTGCTGAGCAGATCGAGCAGGCAGCACGGCGGGTTACTTCTACTGGTGACGTGTTATTTCGTCAGGAAATCGTTGCCGTGTTAGGTAAGAAACTAAAGGCTGAAGATCGGGAAAGCGCGGAAGTAGACTCGCTTCATGTTGATGATGCTGATGCCCAAGAAGGCCTGGTTAAACTGGTGATGGACATGCCGCTTGTCCCCAAGACAAAACAAGACGTTCTCTACGTATCTGAGTTGCTGGTTCCAACGTTTATGAAAGGCGTGACTTTCACGGGCTGGACGGTGAAATCGCTGGCATCTGCACGCGATGAGTTATACAACCTGGTGAAAGAGTATGTAGATACAACCTCGCGCGCCGCTCCTACAGAGTTAGAAATACACCCCAAAACGATGCCGGGTAGTGGATACACCTTGGAGCCAGGTGAAATAGTTTATGACCAGATTGATAGCCGTGAACAGTTCGTACAGAGACGGGTTTATAGGGGCTGGTTCAAGTCCCTTTTCGCTGAGGAATCTTTTGATTCTTACAGTGGCGAATATGTACTGGCCAAGCTGCTAAATACTTCACCAGGGATCAAGTGGTGGCACCGTTTGCACCGGCAAGATGAGGCTTTTGTGCACTACAACTCTAAAGATCGGTATTTCCCAGACTTTGTTGCCCGCGACAGTGATGGCGTGTACTGGATTATCGAAGGCAAATCAGAACGTGGTCACGATGATGAGCAGGTGCAAGACAAACGGAAAGCAGCAGAATCATTAGTGCGGCGTTTGATTGCCGAGGACGCCTACGAGGGGCAAAAGTGGGGATACTTAATCGCCTACGAAAATGACACCGCCCGCGCAGATTCCTGGGAAGACCTCAAAGCCTACAGCCAACCAGTCACCAACGTTATATAACTACGGCAGAACCTCCGTCTAGGCGACTTCCAGCCCAACAGGGTAACGCCGTTTTTAACCACTGAAAACATGTCAATATCAGCGGAAAACACCTAAAGAATATAGAGTTTAGAACATGAATGTTCCGGTGCAGTATCGATCTTTGCTCGCTCCTCCTGAACCGCGCGAACAGCGCTATAAATACGGGCGTTCGCTGCGCGAAACCGTCCCCTTTAGTTCCCTGGCGGCCTGGGTGCCGTCACCGGATCGTGACCCTATCGCCCTGATTCAAGACTCCCACCAGGGCAGAGTAGAAAATCTGGTTCCGATTCGGGTAGGGCGGATGGCGTCCTCGCCCTACGGTTTCTTGCGGGGAGCCGCCGTAGTCCAAGCCGCCGACTCTGCCGCTCTGCCTGCCACCGGTATCCAACCGGTAGTTTGCGGGGACTCCCACCTGGGAAACTTCGGTTTTTACCGTTCCCCCGAAGGGGAACTGGTAATGGATCTCAACGACTTCGATGAGGCGCATACCGGCAGTTGGGAGTGGGATCTGCGCCGCCTAACCGCTTCGATTCACGTGGCGGGGCGCGAAAATAATCTTTCCGAACCCAAATGCAGTGATGCCGTAATCGCCTGTGTAAATGCCTACCGGGACGAAATCTCTTACCTGGCGGGGCGTCCCCTCTTTGAGCGTGCCTTCAACCGCATTGACCTGGATAATCTCAACTCAAGAGAGCTGAACCCGAAACTGGTAAAAGAAATAGAACGCGCCGCTGCTAAAGCCGTGAAGCGCACCTCGGATCG contains:
- a CDS encoding virulence RhuM family protein; amino-acid sequence: MTKNSKAEKSLGKASSRTIIKHDSGQVLIFTAQSGVGVEVRYEDGTIWLTQALMAELFGVESNTVTYHLQQIFESGELAEEATTRIFRVVRQEGSRQVTRQIQHYNLDAIISVGYRVNSIRATQFRQWATAVLRDFTLRGYIIDRDRMESGKILGHDYFEELLQEVREIRLSERRFYQKITDIYATAVDYNPNAPTTKTFFAAVQNKLHYAVHGHTAAELITQRADAAKPHMGLTTWKNSPEGKVLASDVTVAKNYLTKDELADLGRIVEAYLNLAESRAKRHIRTTMEEWEEFLNQVLTLDSRELLDSAGKISKKIADQRAKEELEKYRVIQDVEYQSDFDKFAARALEATRHHDEAR
- a CDS encoding site-specific DNA-methyltransferase, with the translated sequence MSQQRLQLTWYNKDKALIPTETGKYGYTWVDPADPRYCETHTLVYDEYVEGKQTQKSEEFEYSERADLEPQDDNLLILGESGDVLEALTRVPELAEKYVGKVKLIYIDPPFNTAQTFANYEDNLEHSVWLTMMRDRLLHLKKLLSEDGSIWVHLDDVEVHRMRLLMDEVFGAGNFVAEIYWQNTYSPKNNGSGVSIDSDVILIYRKSSSFEVNRLPRTSSMNSAYQNPDDDPAGSWANDNPHARHAAGKYQHPGVYGIQHPITGKMLYPSTSANWCYAQSTVLEIMQGWGDYVYGDNTPEEMAKRREIEPPGVQLRDDVHPLVLRNFNSSSVKRAQEIQDGGPWPVFWLTRDGKGAIRRKTYLSNVAGRIPQSIWPYSEVGHTDEAKKENQSLFPDETPFSTPKPERLLERIIHIGSNPGDIVLDCFAGSGTTAAVAQKMGRRWVTCELVEDTFNRFTKPRLEKVVSDSDPGGITRTKGQRVDATDEGLPEGLSADDAQKLTSLLNKAISESPDLKKSADIRAVKQMVKTRRSKDVVNWRGGGGFQVAHLSPACFDYDPQLGRVMLTAAATGQVLIESVAANLGFSLLHPDDDYVFDGRRGNSLLKVVEGVATVEIVHWLASQVRPGETIVLAATSVMDGVRQHLRKAVKGSRVVAVPDDVFPYSAGGER
- a CDS encoding DEAD/DEAH box helicase yields the protein MADRLNIGFDSDMLEEISAQFDLRAPNKEALRKLVFTLDGDYDPAVMQVLNLATGVGKTYLMAAFVEYLRRQGVGNVMIVTPGKTVQAKTVQNFSPGSPRYIAGSGVPPQVVTPQDYSAWVARQNGPAQLAFGREVPLLAFIFNIQQLIAPKSVDGDTHGGTQDAMRRKPRRFDESAGVLFDYLKNLDDLVVIADESHLYGASAVAFNAALKELDPAAAIGLTASVDRKTDKVIFEYPLYKAIQDKYVKAPVLAFRKNGYGADEASEEQQLRDALQLRQIKQTCYDAYAKKQERAHVNAVAFVVCSDVEHATQVADLLRTPEYLGKADAVLQVDSKHEDEATQRLLDELDRPYSPVLAVVSVNKLKEGWDVKNIAVVVTLRAMASEVLTQQTMGRGLRLPFGKYTGIGQIDQLDIIAHQSFKELLAAENVLQQFGLEEAVASQDVGRVRVAIGSAGGENSAVPAGVGGDSASQSTGVPVDTTFSFGEGAGVFAGQEGSVPVGEPGEPGVRVRTISESGVDEGPVLESVTITRNPEFAGVSYQFPVTTISVCPTPIHLSEISAEQIEQAARRVTSTGDVLFRQEIVAVLGKKLKAEDRESAEVDSLHVDDADAQEGLVKLVMDMPLVPKTKQDVLYVSELLVPTFMKGVTFTGWTVKSLASARDELYNLVKEYVDTTSRAAPTELEIHPKTMPGSGYTLEPGEIVYDQIDSREQFVQRRVYRGWFKSLFAEESFDSYSGEYVLAKLLNTSPGIKWWHRLHRQDEAFVHYNSKDRYFPDFVARDSDGVYWIIEGKSERGHDDEQVQDKRKAAESLVRRLIAEDAYEGQKWGYLIAYENDTARADSWEDLKAYSQPVTNVI